TTCAAACTGTACATTAATATGATGTTTCGCCATTACTCGCTTAATGATTTCAACCACATAACCTGGCTTTTCTTGATTATCACAAATATATGGACACCAATCATCAGAGGCAATTTTAAGGGTGCGTCCTTCAGTTGAAAAAGCGACAAAACATAACGCTGACAACAACACATGTCTAAGCATTTTTCACCTATAACAATGCAAGCACAGCTTTATTATTTCGGATCCAAGGTTGCTCAACCTTTACCTCTTGCGAGAGCTTAGTTAATGAATTATTCGCCTGTTGCCATGTGGTAAAAGGATCACTCACCACCAAATAGGCACCTTCTCGTTCTAAAGGCAGTACTTTTACCATGCCTAACAATTGATATTTATTAATAAAATGCTCCACCCCTGCTTGGCTATGAATTTTTGCAAATTGAATAATAAATCCAGATTCCGGTAACCATTGCTCAGATATCATATTGGAAGAGCTTGCCACAATAGTTGATGACTCAGCTTCGCTTGTCTGCTGCGTGTTAGTTTCGATGTTCTGCGATTCAGAGATAGATACAGACGCAACGGCTGTTTCGGACGATGCAGCTTTAGTGTTATCAGAGTTCTGCGCGAGTATTGTTTCATCGATTACAGGAGTGCTGTTTTTTGCTCTCAATTGTTCAACCAGCAGTAAGATTTTTTCACTGGCTGCTTGCCCATTCGCCACGCTCATTTTTGCGTAGTACTCACTTTTATCAAGATCAATCGCGACTTTTTCGCCTTTTAAATATATAGAAGCGAGGTTATGCATCGCATAATTATTACCATTTTCTGCCGCTTGTTCGTACCAATATAACGATTGCTCGACATCTCGATTCCAAAGCAAAGTCGCTAAGGCAAATTGTGCTTCGACTTCCCCTTGCTTGGCTGATTTTTCAATCCAGGTCAATCCCGCCTCAATATCTTTAGGCACCACTTTATCTTGAAG
The genomic region above belongs to Pseudoalteromonas ulvae UL12 and contains:
- a CDS encoding tetratricopeptide repeat protein, with the translated sequence MRITKIITIAPFVLFQHHVLAASCVETFAAKQYSEAFTLCREDSEDNNANASFIMAKIYARGLSVNTNVDQSISYLTHAAELSHPEAMFNLAVAFELGKGLVKSSTDAFDWYVRSAEAGFIPAQRKVALMYEKGKGTAVDAKHSYEWYKKAAEAGESHAQLKLGAILLQDKVVPKDIEAGLTWIEKSAKQGEVEAQFALATLLWNRDVEQSLYWYEQAAENGNNYAMHNLASIYLKGEKVAIDLDKSEYYAKMSVANGQAASEKILLLVEQLRAKNSTPVIDETILAQNSDNTKAASSETAVASVSISESQNIETNTQQTSEAESSTIVASSSNMISEQWLPESGFIIQFAKIHSQAGVEHFINKYQLLGMVKVLPLEREGAYLVVSDPFTTWQQANNSLTKLSQEVKVEQPWIRNNKAVLALL